The window CCTTGATTATTCTCGCAGTTGTACGAGGCTGCTGAATATGTTGTTgccatataaatagagatgagtgatATTGTACATAACTTAGAtccgcattttttttttccacgggTTTCGGCTCATCTGTGAAATTTTCCTCTGGATTTTGGAGAGTCATTCAAAGCTCGCTTGTTCCGGATCTCGTTGTGATTTTTTGGCACGGCGACAAATCTCCTTCTCTTTAGGAATTGTGGGACGGCATATCCATTGTCCCAGAGATATTCGGGGGAGAGGATCTTCGTGGGCTTGTGGTAGAGGAAGTACTTGTTGAGGTAGCTCTCGTCGTGCCAGATGGCCTCGATCCCGTTCCTCTTGTCGGTCAACATCTCATTGTGACAATAATTGGTCAACTTGTAAACCTCTGGGACCGTGCCGCCAAAATATCCCCCCGCGTAGTAAAAGTCTCCTTCATCCGGAGGAATGTAAGCCGTGGATTGTTTCCTCCGCTCGTACGTAAAGCGGTCGCGGGAAGCGGCGTAGAAACCAGGATGTAAGGTGCCGAAAACATCGCCGAGGATCTCCACCCCGACCTCATCGCTGAACCTCATGTCCACATCCACACACACCAGGAAGTCCACCTCATGGATGAACCTCTGCTGGGAATAGTCCCGGATCATCTCCATGCGCCTCATGGACACCTCCTGCCAGCGCTTGTAGCTGGGCACCTCCAGGATCACCACTTTCCTGCCCTCGGGGAGACTGATATTCCCAATGTCGTTGGGGCGGTCGGTGAACACGTAGTAGTTGACCTTGTGACCCACCATGAAGAACTTTTCGGCGGTTTCGATAAATCTCTGCAGAAAGACCGTGTACCTGAAATAGAAATTATAAGTCAGTTTAGGGACTGAATTGGTACGTTTTTGAACATTCCAGAGTTTTGGGAAGgtgtttttttggaaaattttcagtagtgatgtgtcgttcacgAATGAGCCGGCTCTTGTTCGCGAACATCGGGATCCGTCTCCCCCATAaccagctcaccacgccccctctATCCCGATACAACCGTGTTAAAAGTGGAGTGATGTCCGGTGACTGACTGGTTTGTGGCTCccaattatatatttaatagggagccagaagagccggctcttcttagtgagcggagcctaatgatccagctcactaagaggagccggaattcccatcactagtttcCATGCTGGATTTTATGACGAAAGCAAACGGTGGATGGAAAATGGATGGCAAAAGGCGATTCCACCTTCTAATGATACTGAGATGGCTCTACACACTGTGTCCCAGTCTATACAGAGAAGCTGATTAGAAGTGGAACGTTGGGAGCACTCGGATTCTTATCTCGGAATCTGGGAGGGTGGTAAAACATTCTTACTTTTTGATGGCAAACACCGTTAACCCCACGCGGACGTTCCTCTGGTGAAACTGCGCGTTCAGGATGTCGATGTTGTAGGTTCCGTCCCATACGATCGGGGCAAACCACGGCGTCACCATCAGGACGTCCGTTCTCCTGTAAGAAAGAATCGTAGAGCTGTACATGGGAAGCGGGAAAGTTGCGGTTGATGGATCCGGTGAGTAAGGGGGTGTTTATTCTCTAGGGGGCGAtgccctctgtgcccccgggGTGGTGCCAGTCCTCACCACAATAGACTTGgct is drawn from Engystomops pustulosus chromosome 9, aEngPut4.maternal, whole genome shotgun sequence and contains these coding sequences:
- the ABO gene encoding histo-blood group ABO system transferase isoform X2, with the translated sequence MRKDDKSSKRKFFYSLIYILFLVMVSFYWFITRGPSSHSQTAILCYPLTLPNISRLDLLPERALERMLYEQPKTMNPPRTDVLMVTPWFAPIVWDGTYNIDILNAQFHQRNVRVGLTVFAIKKYTVFLQRFIETAEKFFMVGHKVNYYVFTDRPNDIGNISLPEGRKVVILEVPSYKRWQEVSMRRMEMIRDYSQQRFIHEVDFLVCVDVDMRFSDEVGVEILGDVFGTLHPGFYAASRDRFTYERRKQSTAYIPPDEGDFYYAGGYFGGTVPEVYKLTNYCHNEMLTDKRNGIEAIWHDESYLNKYFLYHKPTKILSPEYLWDNGYAVPQFLKRRRFVAVPKNHNEIRNKRALNDSPKSRGKFHR
- the ABO gene encoding histo-blood group ABO system transferase isoform X1, translated to MCMSRLLRTSRTMQPERYDKSSKRKFFYSLIYILFLVMVSFYWFITRGPSSHSQTAILCYPLTLPNISRLDLLPERALERMLYEQPKTMNPPRTDVLMVTPWFAPIVWDGTYNIDILNAQFHQRNVRVGLTVFAIKKYTVFLQRFIETAEKFFMVGHKVNYYVFTDRPNDIGNISLPEGRKVVILEVPSYKRWQEVSMRRMEMIRDYSQQRFIHEVDFLVCVDVDMRFSDEVGVEILGDVFGTLHPGFYAASRDRFTYERRKQSTAYIPPDEGDFYYAGGYFGGTVPEVYKLTNYCHNEMLTDKRNGIEAIWHDESYLNKYFLYHKPTKILSPEYLWDNGYAVPQFLKRRRFVAVPKNHNEIRNKRALNDSPKSRGKFHR
- the ABO gene encoding histo-blood group ABO system transferase isoform X3, whose protein sequence is MCMSRLLRTSRTMQPERYDKSSKRKFFYSLIYILFLVMVSFYWFITRGPSSHSQTAILCYPLMLYEQPKTMNPPRTDVLMVTPWFAPIVWDGTYNIDILNAQFHQRNVRVGLTVFAIKKYTVFLQRFIETAEKFFMVGHKVNYYVFTDRPNDIGNISLPEGRKVVILEVPSYKRWQEVSMRRMEMIRDYSQQRFIHEVDFLVCVDVDMRFSDEVGVEILGDVFGTLHPGFYAASRDRFTYERRKQSTAYIPPDEGDFYYAGGYFGGTVPEVYKLTNYCHNEMLTDKRNGIEAIWHDESYLNKYFLYHKPTKILSPEYLWDNGYAVPQFLKRRRFVAVPKNHNEIRNKRALNDSPKSRGKFHR